One stretch of Musicola paradisiaca NCPPB 2511 DNA includes these proteins:
- the ygjG gene encoding putrescine aminotransferase gives MSRSTSHFTPLESSQQALEWIMSDTLSPDAMNTLSLDTLHAFRDYVNPGFLEYRKSVTAGGGYGAVEWRASGPNTLLDVQGNEYLDCLGGYGIFNVGHRNPTVVAAVEKQLSKQPLHSQELLDPLRALLAKTLAALTPGNLKYSFFSNSGTESVEAALKLAKAYQSPRGRFSFIATHGAFHGKSLGALSATAKPMFRRPFMPLVPGFHHVPFGDIDAMKQQIVQCQRNGEGIAAVILEPIQGEGGVNLPPQHYLPAVRALCDETGALLILDEVQTGMGRTGKMFACEHYGVEPDILCLAKALGGGVMPIGATVATEEVFSVLFDNPFLHTTTFGGNPMACAAALATINVLLRDKLPEQAARQGAFLLSGLQRLAAAYPDLIVEARGLGLLQAIEFRENEIGYAFASELFQRRVLVAGTLNNAKSIRIEPPLTITHEQCCRVLQEADRALAKLRAVQVEDAKPKPINMEFALQ, from the coding sequence TTGTCCAGATCAACGTCACATTTCACCCCGCTAGAGTCTTCTCAGCAGGCACTTGAATGGATTATGAGCGATACATTATCGCCAGACGCCATGAACACGCTCAGTCTTGACACCCTCCACGCCTTCCGCGATTACGTCAATCCTGGTTTTCTTGAATACCGTAAGTCGGTGACTGCCGGCGGGGGCTATGGCGCCGTCGAATGGCGCGCCAGCGGCCCGAATACCTTACTGGATGTTCAGGGTAACGAATACCTCGATTGCCTGGGCGGCTACGGCATCTTTAACGTTGGACACCGTAACCCCACCGTGGTGGCCGCAGTGGAAAAACAGTTGTCCAAACAACCGCTGCACAGCCAGGAACTGCTGGATCCGCTGCGTGCCCTGCTGGCGAAAACGCTGGCGGCGCTCACGCCCGGCAACCTGAAGTACAGTTTTTTCAGCAACAGCGGCACCGAATCGGTGGAAGCGGCGCTGAAACTGGCGAAAGCTTACCAGTCGCCGCGCGGGCGGTTCAGCTTTATCGCTACGCATGGCGCTTTCCACGGCAAATCGTTGGGCGCGCTTTCCGCCACCGCCAAACCGATGTTTCGTCGTCCGTTTATGCCGCTGGTGCCGGGATTTCACCATGTCCCGTTCGGCGATATCGATGCGATGAAGCAGCAGATTGTGCAGTGTCAACGCAATGGCGAAGGCATCGCCGCCGTGATCCTGGAACCGATTCAGGGCGAAGGCGGCGTCAACTTGCCGCCACAGCACTATCTGCCGGCGGTGCGGGCATTGTGTGATGAGACTGGCGCGCTGTTGATTTTGGATGAAGTACAGACCGGCATGGGGCGCACCGGTAAGATGTTTGCCTGTGAACACTATGGCGTCGAGCCGGATATTCTGTGTCTGGCGAAAGCGCTGGGCGGCGGCGTGATGCCGATCGGCGCCACCGTGGCGACGGAAGAGGTCTTCTCGGTGCTGTTCGACAACCCGTTTCTGCATACCACCACCTTCGGCGGTAATCCGATGGCATGTGCGGCGGCGCTGGCGACCATCAACGTGTTATTGCGCGACAAGCTGCCTGAACAGGCCGCCCGTCAGGGGGCGTTCCTGCTTTCCGGCCTGCAACGGCTGGCGGCGGCGTACCCGGACTTGATTGTAGAAGCACGCGGACTGGGGCTGTTGCAGGCCATCGAGTTCCGCGAAAACGAAATCGGCTATGCGTTTGCCAGCGAGCTGTTCCAGCGCCGCGTGCTGGTGGCTGGCACGTTGAACAACGCGAAGTCAATCCGTATCGAACCCCCATTAACCATCACCCACGAGCAGTGTTGTCGCGTATTGCAGGAAGCAGATCGCGCACTGGCGAAGCTGAGGGCGGTGCAGGTGGAGGATGCCAAACCTAAACCCATCAACATGGAATTTGCGCTACAGTGA
- a CDS encoding DNA methyltransferase — MNNEKVSKCSQYTFKYNKNQGRHGWLRLTPAYSVKLVEELILHTEKGKKILDPFSGTATTGLCSLEQGYDALLCDINPFLIWFGNTKLATFEQSLLSETYQLAQGIISQSNAFWGEKNWTPEIHNINRWWSEDTLASLAALRSAIVHEIGEPNALNQYHSLIWIGFCRLIIETSSAAFNHVSMSFNADTVRHDHQEVAGLFQMIITRLFSATNTLTHRQAKVIRCDAREIDQNGENMLFDHVITSPPYPNRMSYIRELRPYMYWTKFLNESKEAAELDWKAIGGTWGSATSKLKDWAPSDISLPDILIDVCDDINNKDDKHANLMSRYVHKYFFDMHRHFSSLRSVLSKGAKLDYVVGNSSFYGVKVDSDKLFEQSLRILGYDNVSSKIVRKRNSKKELYEFCVSAEWNRPELL, encoded by the coding sequence ATGAACAACGAAAAAGTATCAAAATGTAGTCAATATACTTTTAAATATAATAAAAACCAGGGTCGACATGGATGGTTGCGGCTTACTCCGGCGTATTCTGTAAAATTGGTTGAAGAATTAATTTTACATACAGAAAAAGGCAAGAAAATATTAGATCCATTTTCGGGCACCGCAACGACGGGGTTATGTTCTCTTGAGCAAGGGTATGATGCTTTGCTTTGCGATATAAATCCGTTTTTAATTTGGTTTGGTAATACTAAACTGGCTACTTTTGAACAGTCACTTTTGTCTGAAACGTATCAACTTGCCCAAGGAATTATTAGTCAATCAAATGCTTTTTGGGGTGAAAAAAATTGGACTCCTGAGATTCATAATATTAACAGATGGTGGAGTGAGGATACGTTAGCCAGTTTGGCTGCATTACGATCGGCAATTGTTCATGAAATCGGTGAGCCGAATGCATTGAATCAATATCATAGTCTGATCTGGATCGGTTTTTGTCGATTGATCATTGAAACGTCTTCGGCGGCATTTAATCATGTGTCGATGTCTTTTAATGCCGATACGGTTCGCCACGATCATCAAGAGGTTGCGGGTCTTTTTCAGATGATCATAACTCGTTTATTCTCAGCGACTAATACCCTGACTCACCGTCAAGCCAAGGTCATTCGTTGTGACGCCAGAGAGATTGATCAAAATGGTGAAAACATGCTGTTTGATCATGTTATAACCTCGCCTCCTTATCCTAACCGGATGAGTTATATCAGGGAGCTCCGTCCATATATGTATTGGACAAAGTTCCTGAATGAGTCGAAAGAAGCTGCTGAATTAGATTGGAAAGCTATTGGCGGAACCTGGGGAAGCGCAACATCTAAATTAAAAGATTGGGCGCCGTCAGATATATCTCTACCCGATATACTTATTGATGTCTGTGACGATATCAATAATAAAGATGATAAACATGCAAACCTGATGAGCAGATATGTGCATAAATATTTCTTTGATATGCACAGGCATTTTAGTTCGCTGCGGAGCGTTTTATCAAAAGGTGCAAAATTGGATTATGTCGTCGGGAATTCAAGCTTTTATGGAGTGAAGGTGGATTCTGACAAACTTTTTGAGCAATCACTGCGTATTTTAGGCTATGACAATGTGAGTTCGAAAATCGTCAGGAAGAGAAATTCAAAAAAAGAGTTGTATGAATTTTGTGTTTCTGCCGAATGGAACAGGCCTGAATTATTATAA
- the phnF gene encoding phosphonate metabolism transcriptional regulator PhnF, with protein MDVLSRHPTTRYEAIALQLEEELRSHYRGGDYLPSEQQLAARYDVNRHTLRRAVDELVNQGLVQRRRGVGTLVLMRPYDYPLHAQARFSQNLLEQGSHPTSERLSAQCVLAEAAIAAALGCRDGEEIIHLRTLRRVNGSPVCVIDHYLPELRWWPVLQHFCSGSLHDFLARELHQPLTRRQTRISARQAQARERQLLEIPPQTPVMCIRTLNTCTGSDRVAEYSISLTRADMIELTMEH; from the coding sequence ATGGACGTGTTGTCTAGACATCCGACCACACGATACGAAGCGATCGCCCTCCAGCTGGAAGAAGAACTGCGCAGCCATTATCGCGGCGGCGACTATCTGCCGTCGGAGCAACAACTGGCGGCACGTTATGACGTTAACCGCCACACGCTGAGACGGGCGGTGGATGAACTGGTGAACCAAGGGCTGGTACAGCGTCGTCGCGGCGTCGGCACTCTGGTACTGATGCGTCCGTATGATTATCCGCTGCACGCGCAGGCCCGCTTCAGCCAGAACCTGCTGGAACAGGGCAGCCATCCCACCAGTGAACGTCTGTCGGCACAGTGTGTGTTGGCCGAGGCGGCGATTGCCGCTGCGCTGGGGTGTCGGGATGGTGAGGAGATTATCCATTTGCGCACGTTGCGCCGGGTCAATGGCTCGCCGGTATGCGTGATTGACCACTATCTGCCGGAACTGCGCTGGTGGCCCGTATTACAGCATTTTTGCAGCGGCTCGCTGCACGATTTTCTCGCGCGTGAATTACACCAACCGTTGACCCGGCGTCAAACCCGCATCAGCGCCCGTCAGGCGCAGGCGCGGGAACGGCAACTGTTGGAAATCCCCCCGCAGACGCCGGTGATGTGCATTCGCACGCTGAACACCTGCACCGGCAGCGATCGGGTGGCGGAATATTCCATCAGCCTGACGCGCGCCGACATGATTGAACTGACCATGGAGCACTGA
- the phnG gene encoding phosphonate C-P lyase system protein PhnG, translated as MTMQTARQRWLSVLAHSDPAQLRHRWRQLGLHPAWQTVRAPEIGLARLQGRMGGTGSRFVLGDMTITRAVIRLDDGTCGYSYVMGRDKAHAELCALIDGLLLQQGETGALHQQLIAPLAADRAERLQQRAREVAASRVDFFTLVRGDNA; from the coding sequence ATGACGATGCAAACCGCAAGACAACGCTGGCTCTCGGTGCTGGCGCATAGCGACCCGGCGCAATTACGCCATCGATGGCGGCAACTGGGGCTCCATCCCGCCTGGCAAACCGTGCGGGCGCCGGAAATCGGCCTGGCCAGGCTACAAGGTCGCATGGGCGGTACCGGCTCACGTTTTGTGCTGGGCGATATGACTATCACCCGGGCGGTCATTCGATTGGATGACGGCACCTGCGGTTACAGCTACGTCATGGGGCGCGACAAAGCGCACGCCGAGCTGTGCGCGCTGATCGATGGGCTGCTGTTGCAGCAGGGTGAGACCGGAGCGCTCCACCAGCAATTGATCGCGCCGCTGGCCGCCGATCGCGCCGAACGTTTGCAGCAACGTGCGCGGGAAGTCGCCGCCAGCCGGGTGGACTTTTTTACGCTGGTACGAGGGGATAACGCATGA
- the phnH gene encoding phosphonate C-P lyase system protein PhnH, which yields MTVTQSDAIQAGFADAHRDAQQVFRRLLKAMSEPGETVTLHHHVGWGALSPAATAVLLTLVDHETPLWLEPRLAQDDVVTSLRFYTGVQLTSPAQAQFAVLGVNSQQPLASFNPGDELSPERSTTLVLEVDDLAGGLPLWLTGPGLAQARMIAPQLPVAVLDYWCSRPHAFPAGLDIILTCGASLLALPRTTQVEVC from the coding sequence ATGACCGTAACGCAATCAGACGCCATACAGGCGGGGTTCGCTGATGCGCATCGCGACGCCCAGCAGGTTTTTCGCCGCCTGCTCAAAGCGATGAGCGAACCGGGAGAAACGGTGACGCTGCATCATCACGTCGGTTGGGGCGCACTGTCGCCGGCGGCGACGGCGGTGCTGCTGACGCTGGTGGATCATGAAACGCCGTTGTGGCTGGAGCCGCGTCTGGCGCAGGACGACGTCGTCACCAGCCTGCGTTTTTACACCGGCGTCCAGCTAACATCGCCGGCGCAGGCGCAGTTCGCCGTGCTTGGCGTGAATAGCCAGCAACCGCTGGCGAGTTTCAATCCCGGCGATGAGCTGTCGCCGGAACGGAGTACCACGCTGGTGCTGGAAGTCGATGATCTGGCGGGGGGGCTGCCGTTGTGGTTGACCGGGCCGGGGCTGGCGCAAGCGAGGATGATAGCGCCGCAGTTGCCGGTAGCCGTATTGGATTACTGGTGTTCTCGCCCGCATGCCTTTCCCGCCGGGCTGGACATTATCCTGACTTGCGGCGCGTCGCTGTTGGCGTTGCCCCGCACTACGCAAGTGGAGGTGTGCTGA
- a CDS encoding carbon-phosphorus lyase complex subunit PhnI produces the protein MYVAVKGGEKAIEAAHRLQARLRRGDDHLPALQTAQIDQQLGLAVDRVMTEGGIYDRSLAALAIKQAGGDLVEAIFLLRAYRTTLPRLADSLPLDTRKQRIERRISAVYKDLPGGQVLGPTYDYTHRLLDFALLAEGETPSVELAEQPLPEPCPHLFSLLTAEGLAAVEDDDGREPADVTREPPAYPAPRCARLQQLARGDEGFLLALGYSTQRGYGRNHPFAGEIRTGYVTVEVAPEELGFPLEIGEILLTECEMVNGFIQPDDAPAHFTRGYGLVFGRVERKAMAMALVDRALQAAEYQEAVQGPAQDDEFVLSHADNVEAAGFVSHLKLPHYVDFQAELALLRRLRQQRQEGDDGAA, from the coding sequence ATGTATGTCGCGGTGAAAGGCGGTGAAAAGGCCATTGAGGCCGCGCACCGGTTGCAGGCGCGGCTGCGCCGGGGCGATGACCATCTGCCGGCATTGCAAACGGCGCAGATAGACCAGCAACTGGGGCTGGCGGTGGATCGGGTGATGACCGAAGGCGGTATTTACGACCGGTCGCTGGCGGCGTTGGCGATCAAACAGGCGGGCGGCGATCTGGTCGAAGCGATTTTCCTGCTGCGCGCTTATCGCACCACGCTGCCGCGTCTGGCGGACAGCCTGCCGCTCGATACCCGTAAACAGCGCATCGAGCGGCGTATTTCGGCGGTTTACAAGGATCTGCCCGGCGGGCAGGTGTTGGGGCCGACTTACGACTATACCCATCGGCTGCTGGATTTCGCTCTGCTGGCGGAAGGCGAAACACCGTCGGTCGAGCTGGCGGAACAGCCGCTGCCGGAGCCGTGTCCGCATCTGTTTTCGTTGCTGACGGCGGAGGGGCTGGCGGCGGTAGAGGACGATGACGGCCGTGAGCCGGCGGATGTCACGCGCGAACCGCCCGCCTATCCGGCGCCGCGTTGCGCCCGGTTGCAACAGCTGGCGCGCGGCGACGAGGGTTTTTTGCTGGCGCTGGGCTATTCCACCCAGCGCGGCTACGGCCGCAACCATCCGTTCGCCGGAGAAATCCGCACCGGGTACGTCACGGTGGAGGTGGCGCCGGAAGAGTTGGGGTTCCCGCTGGAGATCGGCGAAATCCTGCTGACCGAATGTGAAATGGTGAACGGCTTTATTCAGCCTGATGATGCGCCGGCGCACTTCACCCGGGGCTACGGGCTGGTGTTCGGCCGTGTGGAGCGCAAGGCGATGGCGATGGCGCTGGTGGATCGGGCATTGCAGGCGGCGGAGTATCAGGAAGCGGTGCAAGGCCCGGCGCAGGATGACGAATTCGTGCTGTCGCATGCGGACAATGTGGAAGCGGCGGGGTTTGTGTCGCACCTCAAGTTGCCGCACTACGTCGATTTTCAGGCGGAGCTGGCGCTGTTGCGCCGACTGCGCCAGCAACGTCAGGAGGGTGACGATGGCGCAGCTTGA
- a CDS encoding alpha-D-ribose 1-methylphosphonate 5-phosphate C-P-lyase PhnJ — protein sequence MAQLDGYNPGYLDEQTKRSIRRAMLKAVAIPGYQVPFGGREMPMPYGWGTGGIQLTASLIGEQDVLKVIDQGADDTTNAVSIRRFFQRVSGAATTLSTTAATLIQTRHRIPETPLREDQILIYQVPIPEPLRFIEPRETETRKMHALEEYGVMQVKLYEDIARFGHIATTYAYPVRVNHRYIMDPSPIPKFDNPKMHMMPALQLFGAGREKRIYALPPYTRVESLDFDDHPFSVQHWDQPCALCGSRDSYLDEVVMDDQGNRMYVCSDTDYCRQRQEEARHEH from the coding sequence ATGGCGCAGCTTGATGGTTACAACCCCGGTTATCTGGATGAACAAACCAAACGCAGCATCCGCCGGGCCATGCTCAAGGCGGTGGCGATCCCCGGTTATCAGGTGCCGTTCGGCGGACGGGAAATGCCGATGCCTTACGGCTGGGGCACCGGCGGCATCCAACTGACCGCCAGCCTGATCGGCGAGCAGGATGTGCTCAAGGTTATCGATCAGGGGGCGGACGACACCACCAACGCGGTGTCGATCCGGCGCTTTTTCCAGCGGGTCAGCGGTGCGGCCACCACGCTGAGCACCACGGCGGCGACGCTGATCCAGACCCGCCATCGCATTCCGGAAACGCCATTGCGTGAAGATCAGATTCTGATATATCAAGTGCCGATCCCGGAACCGCTGCGCTTTATCGAGCCGCGGGAAACCGAAACCCGCAAGATGCATGCGCTGGAAGAGTACGGCGTGATGCAGGTGAAACTGTACGAGGATATCGCCCGCTTCGGCCACATCGCCACCACTTACGCTTACCCGGTGCGGGTCAACCATCGCTACATCATGGATCCGTCGCCGATCCCCAAATTCGATAACCCGAAGATGCATATGATGCCCGCGCTGCAACTGTTCGGCGCCGGGCGCGAGAAGCGTATTTACGCGCTGCCGCCTTACACCCGCGTCGAAAGTCTGGATTTCGATGATCATCCGTTCAGCGTCCAGCACTGGGATCAGCCCTGTGCGCTGTGCGGCTCGCGCGACAGCTACCTCGACGAGGTGGTGATGGACGATCAAGGCAACCGCATGTACGTCTGTTCCGATACCGATTATTGCCGTCAACGTCAGGAGGAAGCGCGCCATGAACATTGA
- the phnK gene encoding phosphonate C-P lyase system protein PhnK, which produces MNIDTVLPDRLDETSLLQVDNLTHFYAPGKGFGAVSFDLYPGEVLGIVGESGSGKTTLLRALSARLTPQQGSVRYLGRDVYAMGESERRRLLRTEWGVVHQYPLDGLRPQVSAGGNIGERLMAVGARHYGEIRRQAGAWLQEVEIPLSRLDDLPTTFSGGMQQRLQIARNLVTHPKLVFMDEPTGGLDVSVQARLLDLLRNLVRDLGLAVVIVTHDLGVARLLAHRLLVMREGRVVESGLTDRVLDDPHHPYTQLLVSSVLG; this is translated from the coding sequence ATGAACATTGATACTGTCCTGCCGGACAGGCTCGACGAAACGTCGCTGTTGCAGGTGGATAACCTGACGCATTTCTATGCGCCCGGCAAAGGGTTCGGCGCGGTGTCGTTCGATCTCTACCCCGGCGAGGTGCTGGGGATCGTCGGCGAATCCGGTTCCGGCAAAACCACGTTGCTCAGGGCGCTGTCCGCCCGGTTGACCCCTCAGCAGGGAAGCGTGCGTTATCTGGGCCGCGATGTGTACGCCATGGGCGAGAGCGAACGTCGCCGGTTGCTGCGTACCGAATGGGGCGTGGTGCATCAGTATCCGCTCGACGGGCTGCGACCGCAGGTGTCGGCCGGCGGCAATATCGGCGAGCGCCTGATGGCGGTGGGAGCAAGACATTACGGGGAGATCCGTCGTCAGGCCGGGGCGTGGCTGCAGGAGGTGGAGATCCCGCTATCCCGGCTCGACGACCTGCCGACCACCTTTTCCGGCGGCATGCAGCAACGGTTGCAGATCGCCCGCAATCTGGTGACGCACCCGAAACTGGTGTTTATGGACGAGCCCACCGGCGGGCTGGATGTGTCGGTACAGGCGCGGCTGCTGGATCTGCTGCGCAATCTGGTGCGCGATCTGGGGCTGGCGGTGGTGATCGTCACCCACGACCTCGGCGTGGCGCGATTGCTGGCGCACCGGTTGTTGGTGATGCGCGAGGGCCGCGTCGTGGAAAGCGGCCTGACCGACCGGGTGCTGGACGACCCCCACCACCCGTATACGCAACTGCTGGTGTCGTCCGTGTTGGGCTGA
- the phnL gene encoding phosphonate C-P lyase system protein PhnL, protein MTTQLRVENLSKTFVLHNQHGVHLPVLHQTSLTVNAGECVVLHGHSGSGKSTLLRALYANYQPDSGHVWVRHRGGWVDLVAAPARQVLAVRRDTIGWVSQFLRVIPRIPTLEVVMQPLLERGVPRAECEARAAELLTRLNVPSRLWGLAPSTFSGGEQQRVNIARGFIADSALLLLDEPTASLDAANRDAVVALIEEACGRGAAVVGIFHDDAVRQRVANRLHVMAPVTQESKA, encoded by the coding sequence ATGACTACGCAACTGCGCGTTGAAAATCTGAGTAAAACCTTTGTGTTGCACAACCAACACGGTGTTCATCTGCCGGTGTTGCACCAAACCAGCCTGACGGTCAACGCGGGCGAGTGCGTGGTGTTGCACGGCCATTCCGGCAGCGGTAAGTCCACCCTGTTGCGTGCGTTGTACGCCAACTACCAGCCGGACAGCGGGCATGTCTGGGTACGTCACCGCGGCGGGTGGGTGGATCTGGTCGCGGCGCCGGCGCGGCAGGTGCTGGCGGTACGGCGCGACACCATCGGCTGGGTCAGCCAGTTTTTGCGGGTGATCCCGCGTATTCCTACGCTGGAGGTGGTGATGCAGCCGTTGTTGGAACGCGGCGTGCCGCGTGCGGAATGCGAAGCGCGGGCGGCCGAGCTGTTGACCCGGCTTAACGTGCCGTCCCGATTGTGGGGGCTGGCGCCGTCCACCTTTTCCGGCGGCGAGCAGCAGCGGGTCAACATCGCCCGCGGGTTTATCGCCGACTCTGCACTGCTGCTGCTGGATGAGCCCACCGCCTCTCTCGATGCCGCCAACCGCGATGCGGTGGTGGCGTTGATCGAAGAGGCCTGCGGCCGCGGCGCGGCAGTGGTAGGGATTTTCCACGACGACGCGGTACGGCAGCGGGTGGCGAACCGGCTCCATGTGATGGCCCCCGTAACACAGGAATCAAAAGCATGA
- the phnN gene encoding ribose 1,5-bisphosphokinase, protein MARLIWLTGASGAGKDALLEALRRTNPTRLLVAHRYITRSASAGGENHVALSEAEFAYRRERGLFALHWQAHQYHYGIGIEVDAWLSAGLDVVVNGSRACLVLARQRYGRRLLPVGLQVSPDVLAQRLSARGRETAGEIAQRMQRTVPTDDDAVAWIDNDGPLAQTLHRFYQLLEENEWN, encoded by the coding sequence ATGGCGCGGCTGATTTGGCTGACGGGCGCCTCCGGCGCCGGCAAAGATGCTTTGCTCGAAGCCTTGCGGCGGACGAACCCGACGCGCCTGCTGGTGGCGCACCGTTACATCACCCGGTCTGCATCGGCGGGCGGAGAAAACCATGTCGCCCTGAGCGAAGCGGAGTTTGCGTACCGCCGCGAACGCGGCCTGTTCGCGCTGCACTGGCAGGCGCATCAGTACCATTACGGCATTGGTATCGAGGTCGATGCCTGGCTGTCCGCCGGGCTGGATGTGGTGGTTAACGGCTCCCGTGCTTGTCTGGTGCTGGCTCGCCAGCGTTATGGCCGTCGCTTATTACCCGTTGGCTTGCAGGTGTCTCCCGATGTGCTGGCGCAACGTCTGAGTGCGCGTGGCCGGGAGACCGCCGGGGAGATCGCGCAGCGTATGCAACGCACGGTGCCGACAGACGACGATGCCGTTGCGTGGATCGACAACGACGGCCCGCTGGCGCAGACGTTGCACCGGTTCTACCAACTACTGGAGGAAAACGAATGGAACTGA